A DNA window from Hippea jasoniae contains the following coding sequences:
- the lepA gene encoding translation elongation factor 4, giving the protein MKSNIRNFSIIAHIDHGKSTLADRLIELTGALSKREMKQQVLDNLEVERKHGITVKAQTARLKYSYNGNEYILNMIDTPGHVDFGYEVSKSLKACEGCLLVVDATQGVEAQTIANAYLAIDNNLEIIPVINKIDLPSADVEKTKREIEDALGIDASTAIEISAKTGENVEKVLEAIIERIPHPKGNLNEPLRALVIDSWYDNYRGVVFIVRVFDGEFKVGDKIMMYSTKKEYEVEELGYFTPKQVKVDGLSAGEVGYVIANIKNIKEAVVGDTLTLSKNPTTKPFEGFQKPKPFVFAGLYPTNPEDYDDLAEALEKLQLNDASLTVEKEKSDSLGFGFRCGFLGVLSMNITKERLEEEFDLDVVMTTPSVLYKVEKTNSEIIEISNPSQLPPPQTIKAIYEPMVDAEIITPSEFVGNLIKLLQDRRGNQKELLYIAQDRVLLRYRLPLSEILVDFYDKLKSLSRGYASFDYEFAGFEKADLTKLIILVNSKEIDSFSLIVPKEKAYRIAREVLKNLKQYIPKQLFEVRLQAKVGGKIIAKETIGALRKDVLAKCYGGDITRKKKLLEKQKEGKKRLKKLGNVSISKEAFIKLMQIKES; this is encoded by the coding sequence ATGAAAAGCAACATTAGGAATTTTTCCATAATAGCCCATATCGACCATGGAAAAAGCACTTTAGCTGACAGACTTATTGAGCTTACAGGTGCATTGAGCAAGCGTGAAATGAAACAGCAGGTGCTTGATAATCTTGAGGTTGAAAGAAAACACGGAATCACAGTAAAAGCCCAGACTGCAAGACTCAAATATTCATACAACGGCAATGAGTATATTTTGAATATGATTGATACACCAGGCCATGTCGATTTTGGCTATGAGGTATCAAAGTCGCTCAAGGCATGTGAGGGCTGTCTGCTTGTTGTGGATGCAACACAGGGTGTTGAGGCTCAAACGATAGCCAATGCCTATTTAGCTATCGACAATAACTTAGAGATCATTCCCGTGATCAACAAGATAGACCTACCAAGTGCAGATGTTGAAAAAACAAAACGAGAAATAGAGGATGCATTGGGGATAGATGCATCAACGGCTATAGAGATCTCTGCAAAAACAGGAGAAAACGTTGAAAAAGTGCTTGAAGCAATTATAGAGCGCATTCCTCATCCAAAAGGCAATTTAAATGAACCTTTAAGAGCGCTTGTTATAGATTCCTGGTATGACAACTACCGCGGCGTGGTTTTTATTGTCAGGGTTTTTGATGGAGAGTTTAAGGTTGGCGATAAAATCATGATGTACTCAACAAAAAAGGAGTATGAAGTTGAAGAGTTAGGCTATTTTACACCCAAGCAGGTTAAGGTTGATGGTTTATCAGCTGGCGAGGTTGGATATGTCATTGCAAATATTAAAAATATTAAAGAAGCTGTGGTAGGTGACACATTAACATTATCAAAAAACCCAACAACAAAACCGTTCGAGGGGTTTCAAAAACCCAAGCCGTTTGTGTTTGCTGGACTTTACCCAACAAATCCAGAGGATTATGACGATTTAGCAGAAGCATTAGAAAAATTGCAGTTAAACGATGCATCCTTAACAGTTGAGAAAGAAAAATCAGACTCTTTAGGTTTTGGTTTTAGATGTGGCTTTTTGGGTGTATTGAGTATGAATATTACCAAGGAGAGGCTTGAGGAGGAATTTGATCTTGATGTTGTAATGACAACACCGAGCGTTTTATACAAAGTGGAGAAAACCAACTCTGAAATAATCGAAATTTCAAACCCCTCTCAACTTCCACCACCTCAAACAATCAAGGCAATCTATGAGCCGATGGTTGATGCAGAGATTATTACACCGTCAGAATTTGTGGGTAATCTGATAAAACTACTGCAGGATAGGCGGGGAAACCAGAAAGAGTTGCTCTATATAGCCCAGGATAGAGTGCTTTTAAGATATAGACTACCTTTATCGGAGATTTTAGTTGATTTTTACGATAAATTAAAATCTCTATCAAGAGGATACGCATCGTTTGATTATGAATTTGCAGGTTTTGAAAAGGCAGATTTAACAAAGCTTATAATTTTAGTAAACTCAAAGGAGATCGATTCATTTTCATTAATCGTACCAAAAGAAAAGGCATACAGAATTGCAAGAGAGGTTTTAAAAAACCTGAAACAATATATACCAAAACAGCTGTTTGAAGTAAGGCTTCAGGCAAAGGTTGGCGGCAAAATCATAGCCAAAGAAACCATTGGGGCATTAAGAAAGGATGTACTTGCAAAATGCTATGGTGGTGATATAACAAGGAAGAAAAAACTGTTAGAGAAACAGAAAGAAGGTAAAAAAAGGCTCAAAAAATTGGGCAATGTGAGCATTTCAAAAGAGGCGTTTATAAAATTGATGCAGATAAAGGAGAGTTAA